A window of the Mesorhizobium opportunistum WSM2075 genome harbors these coding sequences:
- a CDS encoding quinone oxidoreductase family protein: MKAIQLSRFGGPDVLELVDLPAPVPQAGEVLVRVRAAGINFFEVLMRADRYAVTPQLPMFPGVEVAGVVEAIGQGVDPALLRTRVAAPLFASQRPYGGYAELVTIDAGLVVPLPDAISFDEATALMVQGLTALHLPRQSPPEGKSVLVPAASGGVGSLLVQLARLKGARQVIAAGGGKAKLDFALSLGADVAVDYTNPDWPVRIRDVTDGEGADIIYDIVGGALTTASLLALALNGELVFAALGRFALGASEVEAMIGRNQSLRGFALLPLLSPDVLRAGLSELFQLAASGRLRVAIGGRFPLDQAGEAHRLLDERRSTGKVVLVP; the protein is encoded by the coding sequence ATGAAAGCCATTCAACTCAGCCGTTTCGGTGGTCCCGACGTGCTGGAACTGGTCGACTTGCCGGCGCCTGTGCCGCAGGCAGGCGAGGTGCTGGTTCGGGTTCGGGCGGCGGGAATAAACTTCTTCGAGGTGCTGATGCGCGCCGACCGATACGCGGTGACGCCGCAACTGCCGATGTTTCCCGGCGTGGAAGTGGCGGGTGTGGTGGAGGCCATTGGCCAAGGGGTGGATCCGGCGCTGCTCAGGACGCGCGTGGCGGCGCCGCTATTTGCCTCGCAACGTCCTTATGGCGGCTATGCGGAGCTGGTGACGATCGACGCGGGTCTCGTCGTTCCGCTGCCGGATGCAATTTCGTTCGACGAGGCGACAGCCCTTATGGTGCAAGGGCTGACGGCGCTTCACCTGCCGCGGCAAAGCCCGCCCGAAGGCAAGTCCGTGCTGGTGCCTGCGGCGTCGGGCGGTGTGGGATCGTTGCTGGTCCAGCTTGCCAGGCTGAAGGGTGCTCGCCAGGTGATCGCCGCCGGCGGCGGCAAGGCCAAGCTCGATTTCGCTTTATCGCTCGGCGCCGATGTCGCCGTGGATTACACCAATCCGGATTGGCCCGTGCGCATCCGCGACGTCACCGACGGGGAGGGCGCCGACATCATCTATGATATTGTCGGCGGTGCGCTGACGACAGCTTCCCTGCTGGCCCTGGCGCTCAACGGTGAACTGGTGTTCGCGGCGCTCGGCCGGTTCGCGCTTGGCGCTTCGGAGGTCGAGGCGATGATCGGCCGTAACCAGTCGCTCAGAGGGTTCGCGCTGCTGCCGTTGCTGTCTCCGGACGTGCTGAGAGCCGGCCTGTCCGAGCTGTTCCAGTTGGCGGCGAGCGGTCGGCTACGGGTCGCGATCGGCGGCCGTTTCCCGCTCGATCAGGCCGGCGAGGCGCACCGGCTGCTGGACGAGCGGCGCTCGACGGGCAAGGTGGTGCTGGTGCCCTAG
- a CDS encoding TetR/AcrR family transcriptional regulator C-terminal domain-containing protein → MAAKRSGARSKRSQRAREPLQPVQEPSSEPPLSRERIVATAVELLDAQGLDGLTMRRLADRLGSGVMSLYWHVDNKDDVFDLALDSVLEYHGPLATIVSQDWRAEVVHMLEDWRIGMLRHPWSASLLPRRALGPNILGRLELLSRTLSGAGVTDANVNAAIWSLWNYVMGATITRASFDFSDNDRAAAQQRLTHLGERYPAIERSRLLLDNDWDGAFRKGLDFLLDGLSRRK, encoded by the coding sequence ATGGCAGCCAAGCGTAGCGGCGCGCGGAGCAAACGATCTCAACGGGCACGGGAGCCGCTTCAGCCCGTGCAGGAGCCGAGCAGTGAGCCGCCGCTCTCGCGGGAGCGCATCGTGGCGACCGCAGTAGAATTGTTGGACGCTCAAGGGCTCGACGGATTGACGATGCGTCGGCTGGCCGATCGCCTCGGCTCGGGCGTGATGAGCCTGTATTGGCATGTGGACAACAAAGACGACGTCTTCGATCTGGCGCTCGACTCGGTGCTCGAATATCACGGACCGCTGGCAACGATTGTGTCTCAAGACTGGCGCGCAGAAGTCGTTCATATGCTCGAGGACTGGCGCATCGGCATGCTGCGCCATCCCTGGTCGGCATCGCTGTTGCCGCGCCGGGCGCTTGGCCCGAACATCCTCGGCCGCCTGGAACTGCTGAGCAGAACCTTGTCTGGAGCCGGTGTCACGGATGCCAATGTGAATGCCGCGATATGGTCGCTTTGGAACTATGTGATGGGCGCCACCATTACACGGGCGAGCTTCGACTTCTCGGACAACGACAGGGCCGCGGCACAGCAGCGCCTTACACATCTCGGCGAACGCTACCCGGCAATCGAACGCTCTCGCCTGCTGTTGGACAATGATTGGGATGGCGCTTTCCGCAAAGGCCTCGACTTCCTGCTCGATGGCCTCTCCCGGAGAAAATGA